One Falsihalocynthiibacter arcticus DNA segment encodes these proteins:
- a CDS encoding ASCH domain-containing protein translates to MNDHTENLNDTYPGAGTYCFGESKADSEAQLTLVRAGTKRLDCAALAEFGGDKDALPKVGRCDIATEWNGAPALVTKTTKVEQHRFCDVTWELAMDEGMGNSLADWKAYRSAYFGRNGGFDPEMMLVFERFDVVEDLAGRGITPTKD, encoded by the coding sequence ATGAACGATCACACTGAGAACCTAAACGACACATATCCTGGTGCAGGCACCTATTGTTTTGGCGAGAGTAAAGCCGACAGCGAGGCGCAACTAACGCTGGTGCGTGCGGGGACCAAACGTCTGGATTGCGCGGCTTTGGCGGAATTTGGCGGCGACAAAGACGCGCTCCCTAAAGTGGGCCGTTGCGATATCGCGACCGAATGGAATGGCGCACCAGCCCTCGTCACCAAGACCACAAAGGTCGAGCAGCACCGCTTTTGCGATGTGACGTGGGAGTTGGCGATGGACGAGGGCATGGGCAATAGCCTTGCCGATTGGAAAGCCTATCGTTCCGCATATTTTGGCCGCAACGGCGGTTTTGACCCTGAAATGATGTTGGTGTTCGAACGCTTTGACGTCGTTGAAGATTTGGCAGGGCGTGGGATCACGCCAACAAAGGATTAA
- the pheT gene encoding phenylalanine--tRNA ligase subunit beta, with product MKFTLSWLKTHLETDAPLDDILYALTDLGLEVEEVTDPAAKLADFRLGKVVKAEKHPDADKLRICTVATADGETQIICGAPNAREGITVVVAKPGTYIPGLDITIQVGKIRGIESFGMMCSEREMELSEEHDGIIELPEGEVGDRFIDYLAKVDPAKVDPMIEIAITPNRPDALGIRGVARDLAARGLGVLKPAPVAKVEGTFDSPITVSIDEDTRNEGCDVFMGRMIRGVKNGPSPKWLQDQLLAIGLRPISILVDVTNFFTYDQNRPLHVFDADKVHGNLRVHRAKGGETIVALDDKTYELQAGMVVISDDNQIESIAGVMGGLESGCTEETVNVFLEAAVWETIQIAKTGRALKINSDARYRNERGIDPAFNAPAIELATQMILDLCGGEASHVVTAGEVPDVSRAYKLDTDRVQSLVGMEIAPEVQRASLEALGFVLEGDMAWVPSWRPDVLGSADLVEEVARIASLTKLEGRPMARATVGVPGPILTPMHRRESMARRTAAALGYNECVTYSFIDKASAELFGGGSDATMLANPISSEMSHMRPDLLAGLMQAAARNQARGVSDLALFEVGPAFHGGEPEEQHIQVAGLLVGATGPKDVHGERRMVDVFDAKADAEAILASIGAPTRVQILRGKNSWWHPGRNGSICLGPKKIMASFGQVHPKTLEKMGINGTAVAFTVYLEQPPYPRKTKATRAALVASDLQAVERDFAFVVDASVEALTLVNAAASADKVLISDVVLFDEFNGEKAESQMGAGKKSLAITVRLQPVDATLKVKEIEAISAKILEKVEKATGGVLRS from the coding sequence ATGAAATTCACGCTTTCTTGGCTTAAAACGCATCTCGAAACCGACGCGCCGCTCGATGACATCCTCTATGCTCTGACCGATCTTGGACTTGAAGTTGAAGAGGTAACGGACCCCGCAGCAAAGCTTGCCGACTTTAGATTGGGCAAGGTCGTCAAGGCCGAGAAACACCCCGATGCGGATAAATTGCGCATCTGTACGGTGGCCACCGCCGACGGGGAAACGCAGATCATTTGCGGCGCGCCAAACGCGCGCGAAGGCATCACTGTGGTCGTTGCAAAACCGGGCACCTATATTCCGGGGTTGGATATCACAATTCAGGTTGGAAAAATTCGCGGCATCGAGAGCTTTGGCATGATGTGTTCCGAGCGTGAGATGGAACTCTCCGAGGAGCACGACGGCATCATCGAGCTTCCCGAAGGGGAAGTTGGCGACCGTTTTATCGACTATTTGGCCAAGGTTGATCCCGCCAAAGTGGACCCGATGATCGAAATCGCGATCACGCCGAACCGCCCAGATGCGCTTGGAATTCGTGGGGTCGCCCGCGACCTTGCCGCGCGGGGCCTTGGAGTTTTGAAACCCGCACCTGTAGCAAAGGTTGAGGGGACATTCGACAGTCCGATCACCGTGTCGATTGATGAGGATACGCGCAATGAGGGCTGTGACGTGTTCATGGGACGCATGATCCGCGGTGTGAAAAATGGCCCGAGCCCGAAGTGGCTGCAGGATCAACTGCTTGCCATCGGCCTGCGGCCTATTTCGATCCTTGTCGATGTGACGAACTTCTTTACCTATGATCAAAATCGTCCGCTTCACGTTTTTGACGCCGATAAGGTACACGGAAATTTACGGGTGCATCGCGCCAAGGGCGGCGAGACCATCGTGGCTTTGGACGACAAAACCTATGAATTGCAAGCCGGTATGGTTGTGATTTCCGACGACAATCAGATCGAGAGCATCGCCGGCGTTATGGGCGGGCTTGAGAGTGGCTGCACCGAGGAAACCGTCAATGTTTTCCTAGAGGCCGCTGTCTGGGAAACCATCCAGATCGCCAAGACGGGGCGGGCGCTGAAGATCAATTCCGATGCCCGCTATCGTAATGAACGCGGCATCGATCCGGCGTTTAATGCGCCCGCCATTGAGCTAGCGACCCAAATGATTTTGGACCTATGCGGTGGCGAAGCGAGCCATGTTGTGACTGCGGGGGAAGTTCCAGATGTAAGTCGCGCTTACAAATTGGACACGGATCGCGTGCAAAGTTTGGTCGGGATGGAGATCGCGCCCGAAGTTCAACGTGCGAGCCTTGAGGCTCTAGGGTTTGTGCTGGAAGGCGACATGGCTTGGGTGCCCAGCTGGCGGCCCGACGTCCTTGGGAGCGCGGATCTGGTCGAAGAAGTCGCGCGTATTGCGTCGCTTACCAAGCTTGAAGGGCGCCCGATGGCGCGCGCAACAGTTGGTGTTCCCGGCCCGATTCTGACACCGATGCACCGCCGCGAAAGCATGGCGCGTCGCACGGCGGCGGCGCTTGGGTACAACGAATGTGTGACCTATAGCTTCATCGATAAAGCAAGCGCCGAACTCTTTGGCGGCGGCTCGGATGCAACGATGTTGGCCAATCCGATCTCCTCTGAAATGAGCCACATGCGGCCTGACCTTCTGGCGGGTTTGATGCAAGCCGCAGCGCGCAATCAAGCGCGTGGCGTTTCCGATTTGGCCTTGTTTGAGGTTGGTCCGGCGTTCCACGGCGGTGAACCCGAAGAGCAGCATATTCAAGTCGCAGGCCTTTTGGTCGGAGCGACAGGCCCCAAAGACGTGCACGGCGAACGCCGTATGGTTGATGTGTTCGACGCAAAAGCTGACGCCGAAGCTATCTTGGCCAGTATCGGCGCTCCTACGCGTGTTCAGATTTTACGCGGAAAAAATAGCTGGTGGCATCCAGGGCGCAACGGAAGTATTTGCCTTGGTCCCAAGAAAATTATGGCCAGCTTTGGTCAGGTTCACCCAAAAACGTTGGAGAAAATGGGGATCAACGGCACGGCCGTAGCATTCACAGTCTACCTTGAACAGCCGCCGTACCCGCGCAAAACCAAGGCCACACGTGCGGCGCTTGTTGCCAGTGATCTGCAAGCGGTTGAGCGTGATTTTGCGTTTGTTGTCGATGCTTCGGTTGAGGCCCTGACATTGGTCAATGCTGCGGCAAGTGCGGATAAAGTTTTGATTTCGGACGTTGTTTTGTTTGATGAATTCAACGGTGAAAAAGCTGAATCTCAAATGGGTGCAGGCAAAAAATCCCTTGCGATCACCGTACGCTTGCAGCCCGTCGACGCGACATTGAAGGTGAAGGAAATTGAGGCGATTTCGGCGAAAATACTTGAGAAGGTCGAAAAAGCAACGGGCGGCGTTTTGCGCAGCTAG
- a CDS encoding YtoQ family protein yields the protein MSLKVYLSGEIHSDWRAEIIAGAEGLNIEFSSPVTDHGASDDCGVAIMGAETDKFWHDHKGAKLNAIRTRKAISEADVVVVRFGEKYRQWNAAFDAGFAAALGKSLVVMHGADHQHALKEVDAAALAVTETPQQVIEILRYVLTGSLPK from the coding sequence ATGAGTTTGAAAGTCTATCTTTCGGGGGAAATCCATTCGGATTGGCGTGCGGAAATCATTGCGGGAGCCGAGGGCTTGAACATTGAGTTCTCCTCCCCTGTGACGGACCACGGCGCCAGCGACGATTGCGGTGTGGCAATTATGGGCGCGGAAACTGACAAGTTTTGGCACGACCATAAGGGCGCAAAACTCAACGCTATTCGGACCCGCAAGGCCATCTCAGAAGCCGACGTTGTTGTGGTGCGGTTTGGCGAGAAGTATCGCCAGTGGAATGCTGCCTTTGATGCGGGTTTCGCCGCGGCCCTCGGAAAATCCTTGGTCGTGATGCATGGCGCAGACCACCAACATGCGCTCAAAGAAGTGGATGCCGCGGCCCTTGCTGTGACCGAAACGCCTCAGCAAGTGATCGAAATTCTGCGCTATGTTCTGACCGGCAGCTTGCCGAAGTAA
- the mscL gene encoding large conductance mechanosensitive channel protein MscL, translated as MFKEFKDFIAKGNVMDMAVGIIIGAAFTAIVKSLVTDLINPIIGLFTGGVDFTNKFFVLSGGTEGASYATLEAAREAGAGTFAYGAFIMAVINFLIIAYVVFLLVRSVNKIKDASVKAEEAAEEAPAGPTDIELLVEIRDALVKK; from the coding sequence ATGTTTAAAGAATTTAAAGATTTCATCGCCAAGGGCAACGTCATGGACATGGCGGTCGGGATTATAATTGGGGCGGCGTTCACGGCGATTGTAAAATCACTTGTGACCGATTTGATCAATCCAATCATCGGATTGTTCACAGGCGGGGTGGATTTCACCAACAAGTTTTTCGTGCTTTCGGGCGGCACTGAGGGTGCGAGTTATGCAACGCTTGAAGCGGCGCGTGAAGCGGGCGCCGGGACATTTGCATATGGGGCCTTCATCATGGCCGTGATCAATTTCCTGATTATTGCTTATGTTGTCTTTTTGCTGGTGCGCAGCGTCAACAAAATCAAAGATGCAAGCGTGAAGGCAGAAGAGGCGGCGGAAGAAGCGCCCGCAGGCCCAACAGATATCGAACTCTTGGTAGAAATTCGCGACGCACTCGTCAAGAAATAG
- the ald gene encoding alanine dehydrogenase, producing the protein MLIGCPKEIKPQEFRVGITPNAAREAIQHGHRVLVETDAGIGSGFTDTDYVDAGVEIKDTAAEIFALADMIVKVKEPQSVERKMLREGQVLFTYLHLAPDPEQTRDLLASGCTAIAYETVTDAAGGLPLLAPMSEVAGRLAPQVGAWTLQKANGGRGVLMGGVPGVSPARVVVIGGGVVGTHAARIAAGMGADVTVLDRSLPRLRYLDDVFGGTFKNAYATAGNTADLVTHADMVIGAVLVPGAAAPKLISRAQLSTMKPGAAIVDVAIDQGGCFETSHATTHQDPIYEVDGIMHYCVANMPGAVARTSTIALGNATLPFLLALADKGWKQACTDDPHLLNGLNVHAGQLTYYAVGKALGIDVLSPALAIK; encoded by the coding sequence ATGCTAATCGGATGCCCAAAAGAGATCAAACCCCAAGAATTTAGGGTTGGAATAACCCCAAACGCCGCGCGAGAAGCGATCCAACACGGCCATCGTGTTTTGGTGGAAACCGACGCTGGCATTGGGTCCGGTTTCACCGATACTGATTATGTCGATGCTGGCGTCGAAATAAAAGACACCGCCGCCGAAATTTTCGCTCTTGCTGATATGATCGTAAAGGTCAAAGAGCCCCAATCCGTCGAGCGTAAAATGCTGCGCGAAGGTCAAGTTCTCTTTACATACCTCCACCTTGCCCCCGACCCCGAACAAACGCGTGACCTCTTGGCCAGTGGGTGCACAGCCATCGCCTATGAGACCGTCACTGACGCTGCGGGCGGGTTGCCCCTGCTTGCGCCAATGTCCGAAGTCGCGGGTCGCTTGGCCCCCCAAGTTGGCGCGTGGACCCTGCAAAAAGCAAATGGCGGGCGCGGCGTGTTGATGGGTGGTGTTCCGGGAGTTTCGCCCGCCCGTGTTGTGGTCATTGGCGGTGGGGTTGTTGGCACCCACGCGGCGCGGATTGCTGCTGGAATGGGCGCGGATGTGACGGTTCTCGATCGCTCCCTGCCCCGCCTGCGCTATCTTGATGACGTCTTTGGTGGCACCTTCAAAAACGCCTACGCGACCGCTGGGAATACTGCTGACTTGGTGACCCATGCTGACATGGTCATCGGTGCCGTCCTCGTCCCCGGTGCCGCCGCGCCAAAACTTATCAGTCGCGCTCAGCTTTCAACGATGAAACCCGGCGCAGCCATCGTGGATGTCGCGATTGACCAAGGCGGTTGTTTCGAAACAAGCCACGCAACGACCCACCAAGACCCGATTTATGAAGTCGATGGCATCATGCACTACTGCGTTGCCAACATGCCAGGAGCTGTGGCGCGCACGTCCACAATCGCCCTTGGGAATGCGACGTTACCGTTCCTTCTCGCCTTGGCAGACAAGGGCTGGAAACAGGCCTGTACCGATGATCCGCACTTGCTGAATGGCCTGAACGTCCACGCCGGACAATTGACCTATTACGCGGTAGGCAAAGCGCTTGGGATTGATGTTTTGTCGCCAGCCTTGGCGATCAAATAG